ATGGTGAGAAGCACAATCACGTGCGGCTGAAAGAGCTGCATGAGGCGATGTTCAAGGTGCACCGGAAGATCCGCTCGGAACACGAACGGGCCATTCACCTGTCAATGTCTCTGGGGTCCAAAGTGCTTGCCGACATGCTGCCGGAGCCGTTGATCCGGGCCGAACTGGAACAGTTGGAGCTTCTGTTGTCGCAGATGCGCTCCGACCACGAGCTACTGGAACGGGAGCGAAAACAGATCCTGACCGAACACGAGGCCTGTGTCCGCCAATTGAATTCGACCGCCTAACGGCTGATGATCCCCTTATAGACCAGGTACGGGATGACGATATACAGGATCGTGTCACGTATCAGATAAAACAGCACGAACGCCAGCACGAACTTCCAGCCAAGCGCCCGCACTTCGCGCCATGTCTTGGGAAACCTCAGGAATCCTCGCCAACCACGGCGGTTCGGTCCTCGCTTCGAGACAGCCTCGACCGTCGATTCTTCTACCGGATTGATTTCAGACACGTCTACCTTCCATCAGAGAATGACAACCGCAAACCCGTGAGAAAGTTTCCGGCGAGTCATCGTGCCGTACTTGGGATGAAACCGGACCGGGCGACCAGTGTTACAAGAACAATAGTGCAACCAGGCCCTTCGCGGGCTCGTTAATAACCAGACAGACGGGCAACATAAGGACGAATTCGTGCGCACATTTTTCCCCATCATTTTTTCGGCCGTAGTTATCCTGATCTTCGGGCTGCTGGCCGTACTGATGCTTCGCCTTTTCAATCGCACCTGGTGGGCGCGCCCTCGGATTCGGCGGCTGGCTTGGTCGCTCCCCCTGACCGGTTTTGCGATGGTGTCCGTGTGGGGGCTGGGCGAATACCTGGCCAAGGACTGGATATCGCTTCCCGCGGCATTGATCGCCATGCTGGTGTTCATTTTCGAGATGGGATTGATGCTGTCATTGCCGGTCTCGGGCCTTCTGCACTTTCTGAACACGGTGCTCGACTGGATCGGCAAGCGTCATCGCCGCAGACCGGCCCCGGCGATCGACCACGGGCGGCGTGTTTTTCTGAAAGGTGTTGCTGCCGCCACGCCCCTGATCACCCTGGCGACCGGAACCGGCGGCCTGGTGCGGGCATTTGAGCCGGTGCGCATTCCGCGCAAAGAGTTCTTCTTCGAAAATCTGCCGCCGGAACTCGAGGGATTCAAAATATGGCATGTCTCGGATATCCATCTGCGGCACTACGTGACGCTCGACCATTTGGCGGACGCGGTCGAGCGAGCCATGCCATTGGCGCCCGACCTGGTGCTCGTCACCGGTGACATTGCCGATGATCTGGCGCAGTTGCCCGGAGCGCTCTCAATGCTTCACGAAATAAAGGCCCCGCTTGGCTGTTATGCTTCGCTTGGTAATCACGAATACTTCCGGGGGGTCGGCGAGGTTCGAGACATTTTCGATCGGTCGCCGGTGCCGCTGTTTGTCAACCAGGGAGTGCATCTGCTGGCGAAGGGAACTCCGCTGTTCGTGGGCGGCATCGATGATCCCCGCCGCATGGGGCAGAAAGAAGAGCGCTTTTACGAGATCACCATCGACCGGACCCTCTCGGGATCGCACAACGACGAGTTCATTGTCCTGATGAGTCATCGGCCCGATGCGTTCGATATCGCCGCTGCGCGCGGCATTCCGCTCACCCTGGCCGGCCACACGCACGGGGGACAGATCGGACTGTTTGGCCGCTCCGCGTTCGAATCCTACTGGCAGGATCGCTATCTGTGGGGACATTATATCAACGGACCGAGTCAACTGTACACATCGTCGGGAATGGGACACTGGTTTCCGTTTCGACTTGGTTGTCCGGCCGAAGCGCCGTTCGTGGTGTTGCGAAAAGGTACGCCGATCGCGTCAGGCGGCGTGTGAGTCGAAAAAGTGCTCGCTCAAAAAAGTGCAATTTTTTTTTACATTTTGACAAATTTTTCTTGCGCTAAGTTTTCAAACATTTAATGTTGGCCTCGGACGCAGGGAATAGATGCTTTTCAGGGGAGCATCTGATGTCGTCCGTTGAAAGGGAAAGAAACAGAGCAACACAAACCCCTAAACAACCTTTAACGCTAAAGGAGCAACACATGGCTACGAAGAAGAAAGCAACCAAGAAAGCCAAGAAGACCACTAAGAAGGGCACCAAGAAGGCCAAGAAAACCAAGCCAAGAAGGAAAGCGGCACCCAAGAGGAAAAAAGCGGCGCCAAAGAAAAGAAAAGCGGCGCCACGGAAAAAGGCCGCGAAGAAAGCCCCCAGCAAGCGTAAACCCAATCCGGCGTTTATGCGCGCGATGACCCTCTCCCCTGATCTGGGCGCAGTTGTCGGGAGTTCCCCGATTCCGCGCACAGAGGTCACGAAAAAGCTGTGGGCCTACATCAAGCGCAATGGCCTTCAGGATAGCGTCAATCGTCGCATGATCAATGCCGACGATAAGCTGCAGGCGATCTTCGGTGGCCGCAGGCAGGTCTCCATGTTCGAGATGACCAAGCTTGTAGCCAAGCACATGAAGTAATCGATCTGCACGATGTGACTTCACGACAGGCCGGCTTCTCCGCCGGCCTGTTTTTCTTTTGCTGATGAAATCCGTGCCTTCATGAGACAGGTCCCGCCAGCGTGTAGTTGTAAGTTGGCCAGATTGTGCCTCAGATACTTGGCGGCAGCAAACGAGATCGGCAGTTGAGTTCGACGAAGGCAACCACCACTCGCCGCTACAAAACAGTTGTCTTTTCGCGTCCGACACGTATCTTATCGCGGCTGTGAAATTGTTCACAATACCGACTCCAAAGGAGAGTTTGGCGCGTGTCCATTGTTCGTCCGTTCAAGGGAGTCCGACCCAAACCGGAATTAGCAGCGAGTGTTGCCTGCCCGCCCTATGATGTCCTGAGCACGTCCGAAGCGCGCGCCATGGCGCAGGGAAATCCCAACTCGTTCCTTCGCGTCAATAAGTCCGAACTGGAATTCCCCGACGGCACAGATCCGTACAGTTCGATCGTGTATCAACGAGCGGCGGAGAATCTGAATCGCCTCCGACACGATACCATTCTCGTTCAGGATCCCTCCCCTTGCTTTTACGTGTACCGTCTTACCATGAACAAGCGGAGCCAGACCGGCCTGGTGGCGCTGACCTCGGTCGATGAATATGACCGGGGGATCATCAAAAAACACGAACACACGCGACCCGAGAAAGTGAAAGACCGCGCCAATCATATCATCCAGGT
This genomic window from Candidatus Zixiibacteriota bacterium contains:
- a CDS encoding metallophosphoesterase, producing MRTFFPIIFSAVVILIFGLLAVLMLRLFNRTWWARPRIRRLAWSLPLTGFAMVSVWGLGEYLAKDWISLPAALIAMLVFIFEMGLMLSLPVSGLLHFLNTVLDWIGKRHRRRPAPAIDHGRRVFLKGVAAATPLITLATGTGGLVRAFEPVRIPRKEFFFENLPPELEGFKIWHVSDIHLRHYVTLDHLADAVERAMPLAPDLVLVTGDIADDLAQLPGALSMLHEIKAPLGCYASLGNHEYFRGVGEVRDIFDRSPVPLFVNQGVHLLAKGTPLFVGGIDDPRRMGQKEERFYEITIDRTLSGSHNDEFIVLMSHRPDAFDIAAARGIPLTLAGHTHGGQIGLFGRSAFESYWQDRYLWGHYINGPSQLYTSSGMGHWFPFRLGCPAEAPFVVLRKGTPIASGGV
- a CDS encoding SWIB/MDM2 domain-containing protein, with the protein product MATKKKATKKAKKTTKKGTKKAKKTKPRRKAAPKRKKAAPKKRKAAPRKKAAKKAPSKRKPNPAFMRAMTLSPDLGAVVGSSPIPRTEVTKKLWAYIKRNGLQDSVNRRMINADDKLQAIFGGRRQVSMFEMTKLVAKHMK